In Gordonia crocea, the following are encoded in one genomic region:
- the cysT gene encoding sulfate ABC transporter permease subunit CysT, with amino-acid sequence MTAATAAPESAPPAGFLGRPRTFNGVSPAGIGLAWLWLSIIVLLPLAAITVQSFGDGWSGFFSAITERNAVDALLITVGVSVVVALINMVFGTLIAWVLVRDDFPGKGFVNAIIDLPFALPTIVASLVLLSLYGPNSPIDIHLNATQPALVIALTFVTLPFVVRQVQPVLLELDTDVEEAAAVLGASNRVTFTKVVLPALLPSILTGAGLAFTRAIGEFGSVVLIGGNIPGKTQVASQYIQQQIEIDEPVNAAAVSVVLLLIAFVVLFALRLVGRRQSVREDDDR; translated from the coding sequence ATGACCGCGGCAACTGCGGCGCCGGAGTCGGCGCCCCCGGCCGGCTTCCTCGGCCGGCCACGAACGTTCAACGGGGTATCGCCCGCGGGCATCGGACTGGCCTGGCTGTGGCTGAGCATCATCGTCCTGCTGCCCCTCGCGGCGATCACCGTCCAGTCCTTCGGTGACGGCTGGAGCGGATTCTTCTCGGCGATCACCGAGCGCAACGCGGTCGACGCGCTGCTGATCACCGTCGGGGTGTCCGTGGTCGTCGCCCTGATCAACATGGTCTTCGGCACGCTGATTGCCTGGGTGCTCGTCCGTGACGACTTCCCGGGCAAGGGTTTCGTCAACGCGATCATCGACCTGCCGTTCGCGTTGCCGACGATCGTCGCCAGCCTCGTGCTGCTGTCGCTGTACGGGCCCAACTCGCCGATCGACATCCACCTGAACGCGACCCAACCGGCGCTGGTCATCGCGCTGACCTTCGTGACGCTGCCGTTCGTGGTCCGCCAGGTGCAGCCGGTGCTCCTCGAACTCGACACCGACGTCGAAGAGGCCGCCGCCGTACTCGGTGCCAGCAACCGGGTCACCTTCACCAAGGTGGTGCTCCCGGCACTGCTCCCATCGATCTTGACCGGAGCCGGCCTGGCCTTCACCCGTGCCATCGGCGAATTCGGCTCGGTCGTCCTGATCGGTGGCAACATCCCGGGAAAGACGCAGGTCGCATCCCAGTACATCCAACAGCAAATCGAGATCGACGAGCCGGTCAACGCGGCCGCCGTGTCGGTGGTACTCCTGCTGATCGCCTTCGTGGTGCTGTTTGCACTGCGCCTCGTCGGGCGGCGGCAGTCGGTGCGAGAGGACGATGATCGATGA
- a CDS encoding sulfate ABC transporter substrate-binding protein → MPSRRLHPRRAVRTLVAAALVCGVALGTAACGGGSTDEPGGLDISSGSRHLKLVAYAVPKPGFDKIIPAFRATPEGQGVGFSQSYGASGDQSRKVARRVPADVVNFSVEPDITRLVKEGVVDEDWKSQAPNNSTPFGSVVALVVRKGNPKNIRDWDDLLKPGVQVITPNPGSSGSAKWNLLAPFAAKSDGGRNPQAGLDYIAKLVRDHIKVQPKSGREATTAFEQGQGDVLISYENEAIMLDRANATTRGEQIEYVVPAQTFKIENPVAVVNTSGDKATAKAFVEFLFTPQAQRLWAQAGFRPVVPSVIAETADKFPGRIDRLWTVADLGGWKSVDKALFGSKGAISEIYSAGGKR, encoded by the coding sequence ATTCCGTCCCGACGCCTGCACCCGCGGCGCGCGGTGAGAACCCTGGTGGCGGCCGCCCTGGTGTGCGGTGTCGCGTTGGGGACTGCAGCCTGCGGTGGTGGCTCCACCGACGAACCCGGCGGCCTCGACATCTCGTCGGGAAGCCGCCACCTCAAGCTGGTGGCCTATGCGGTGCCCAAGCCCGGCTTCGACAAGATCATCCCCGCCTTCCGGGCCACGCCCGAAGGCCAGGGAGTCGGCTTCTCGCAGAGCTACGGCGCCTCCGGCGACCAGTCGCGCAAGGTGGCGCGACGGGTGCCCGCCGACGTGGTGAACTTCTCGGTGGAACCCGACATCACCCGCTTGGTGAAGGAGGGCGTCGTCGACGAGGACTGGAAGTCCCAGGCGCCCAACAACAGCACCCCGTTCGGGTCCGTGGTGGCCCTGGTGGTGCGCAAGGGCAATCCGAAGAACATCCGGGACTGGGACGATCTGCTCAAGCCCGGTGTCCAGGTGATCACCCCCAACCCGGGCAGCTCGGGCTCGGCGAAGTGGAACCTGCTGGCCCCGTTCGCCGCGAAGAGCGACGGTGGGCGCAACCCGCAGGCCGGCCTCGACTACATCGCCAAGCTGGTCCGCGACCACATCAAGGTGCAGCCGAAGTCGGGCCGCGAGGCGACCACCGCCTTCGAGCAGGGGCAGGGCGACGTTCTCATCAGCTATGAGAACGAGGCGATCATGCTCGATCGGGCCAACGCCACGACGCGGGGCGAGCAGATCGAATACGTGGTGCCCGCGCAGACGTTCAAAATCGAGAACCCGGTGGCGGTGGTCAACACCAGTGGCGACAAGGCCACGGCCAAGGCGTTCGTCGAGTTCCTCTTCACCCCGCAGGCCCAACGGTTGTGGGCACAGGCCGGATTCCGCCCGGTCGTGCCGTCGGTGATCGCGGAGACCGCCGACAAGTTCCCCGGCCGCATCGACCGGCTCTGGACGGTGGCCGACCTGGGCGGGTGGAAGTCCGTGGACAAGGCGCTGTTCGGGTCCAAGGGCGCCATCAGCGAGATCTACAGCGCGGGAGGCAAGCGATGA